One Meles meles chromosome 11, mMelMel3.1 paternal haplotype, whole genome shotgun sequence DNA segment encodes these proteins:
- the TXN gene encoding thioredoxin, whose amino-acid sequence MVKQIESKFAFQEALNGAGDKLVVVDFSATWCGPCKMIKPFFHSLSEKYSNVVFLEVDVDDCQDVASECEVKCMPTFQFFKKGQKVGEFSGANKEKLEATINELI is encoded by the exons ATGGTGAAGCAGATCGAGAGCAAG tttgCTTTTCAGGAAGCCTTGAACGGTGCAGGGGATAAACTTGTAGTAGTTGACTTCTCAGCCACGTGGTGTGGGCCTTGCAAAATGATCAAGCCTTTCTTCCAT TCCCTCTCTGAGAAGTATTCCAATGTGGTGTTTCTTGAAGTAGACGTGGATGACTGTCAG gATGTCGCCTCAGAGTGTGAAGTCAAATGCATGCCGAccttccagttttttaaaaagggacagaAG GTGGGTGAATTTTCTGGAGCTAATAAGGAAAAACTTGAAGCCACCATAAATGAATTAATCTAA